A window from Kluyveromyces lactis strain NRRL Y-1140 chromosome E complete sequence encodes these proteins:
- the SSU1 gene encoding Ssu1p (similar to uniprot|Q2VQ77 Saccharomyces cerevisiae YPL092W SSU1 Plasma membrane sulfite pump), with product MSLLLRFIQEEWIEQFSPFWFITCMGTGISASILHSFPYPARWLVRCSYIFFAIVSILFIFLQVIAVVQFILYSQHSHKRKNYYWNTFKNIDNNVFWGTYAMGLQTILSYIFMIATSDEVVNTKHAKPLMYVVYILWWYDIAISLVIAWGITFIIWKDYNHYFGETPDIEMVDSPENKAMKEDLQTFLLLPVITLVVACSASGTFIMSDLFTRTFNRNIQLVTLIITFLIWLHAIVFVAIILGIYVWNLYVNKLPEAKKIFSLFLCLGPLGQGAYGIVWLTTDVKLYIDLYYPVDPNIDLNGYIAKVAIGWSFQIFGLIFSMLLLATGFFFTFLCVIGILTYSRSHTKIYRYQKTWWGMTFPLGTMAIGCKELYLQFNPYVPMSAFRVVSVIYSTACVLITTTCLICTIVTAVREWSKFFRKNSRPKPAVTKEWDEHSTLDNSSSA from the coding sequence ATGTCATTATTATTGCGATTCATTCAGGAAGAATGGATTGAACAGTTTTCACCTTTCTGGTTCATCACTTGCATGGGAACGGGTATCTCTGCCTCAATTCTACATAGCTTTCCATATCCGGCAAGGTGGTTGGTACGATGCTCGTacattttctttgcaaTTGTTAGCATattgttcatttttttaCAGGTCATCGCAGTTGTCCAATTTATCCTATACTCTCAGCATTCACACAAGAGGAAGAACTATTATTGGAATACTTTCAAAAACATTGATAACAATGTATTTTGGGGTACTTATGCCATGGGACTCCAAACAATCCTCAGCTATATCTTTATGATTGCAACAAGCGATGAAGTTGTCAACACAAAACACGCAAAGCCCTTAATGTATGTGGTTTATATATTATGGTGGTACGATATTGCAATTTCACTTGTTATCGCATGGGGTATAACTTTTATCATCTGGAAAGACTACAATCATTATTTTGGTGAGACTCCGGACATCGAGATGGTCGATTCACCGGAAAACAAGGCTATGAAAGAAGATCTACAGACGTTTTTATTGCTCCCTGTCATCACGCTTGTTGTTGCGTGTTCAGCCAGCGGTACCTTCATAATGTCTGATCTATTTACAAGGACTTTCAATCGGAATATTCAGTTAGTCACCTTGATTATTACTTTTTTGATTTGGCTACACGCTATTGTATTTGTCGCTATTATACTTGGAATATATGTCTGGAATTTGTATGTTAATAAATTACCAGAGGCGAAGAAAATCTTCtccttgtttctttgtctcGGTCCCTTGGGTCAAGGTGCCTATGGTATAGTTTGGTTAACAACGGATGTGAAATTATACATCGATCTCTACTATCCCGTGGATCCCAATATAGACTTAAACGGATACATCGCAAAGGTTGCTATTGGATGGTCTTTCCAGATTTTTGGACTTATTTTTTCCATGTTATTACTAGCAACCGGATTCTTTTTCACCTTCTTGTGTGTGATTGGAATATTGACGTATTCAAGATCACACACCAAAATTTATAGATATCAGAAAACATGGTGGGGTATGACTTTCCCCTTGGGAACCATGGCCATTGGTTGCAAAGAATTGTACCTTCAATTTAATCCGTATGTTCCAATGTCAGCTTTCCGAGTTGTTAGTGTGATTTATTCAACTGCATGCGTGCTCATTACAACGACATGTCTCATCTGCACCATCGTAACAGCGGTAAGAGAATGGTCGAAATTTTTCCGCAAAAACAGTCGTCCCAAACCAGCAGTAACTAAGGAATGGGATGAGCATTCCACTCTGGACAACTCTTCATCGGCATAA
- the GLR1 gene encoding glutathione-disulfide reductase GLR1 (highly similar to uniprot|P41921 Saccharomyces cerevisiae YPL091W GLR1 Cytosolic and mitochondrial glutathione oxidoreductase converts oxidized glutathione to reduced glutathione) — translation MSIRNTINRIIIRRNMSDSIRHYDYLVIGGGSGGVASSRRAASYGAKTLLIEAKAMGGTCVNKGCVPKKVMWYASDLATRIGHAHSYNLFEDLPLTKENLTFNWPEFKKKRDAYIHRLNGIYERNLTKEGVDYVYGWASFTVDGKVQVKKADNCTETYTADHILVATGGKPIYPAKIPGYDYGVSSDEFFELEDQPKKVVVVGAGYIGVEIAGVFNGLGSDSHLVIRGETVLRKFDDCIQETVTDTYIKEGVNIHKSSNVTKVEKDESTGKLNIQLDTGKNIDNVDSLIWTIGRRSLLGLGLENIGVKLDAKEQIVVDEYQNSSVKNVYSLGDVVGKVELTPVAIAAGRKLSNRLFGPEKFKNQKQDYENVPSVVFSHPEAGSIGLSEREAIEKFGKDNVKVYNSKFNAMYYAMMEEKDKTPTRYKLVCTGEEEKVVGLHIIGDSSAEILQGFGVAIKMGATKADFDSCVAIHPTSAEELVTLT, via the coding sequence ATGTCCATACGTAATACAATCAATAGAATCATTATTAGAAGAAACATGTCTGATTCGATTAGGCACTACGATTATCTAGTTATTGGGGGTGGTTCTGGTGGTGTTGCCTCTTCTAGAAGAGCTGCATCTTATGGTGCCAAGACCTTGTTGATCGAGGCCAAAGCCATGGGTGGTACTTGTGTTAATAAAGGTTGCGTTCCTAAGAAGGTTATGTGGTATGCTTCGGACTTAGCGACCCGGATTGGTCATGCGCACAGTTATAACCTATTCGAGGATTTGCCATTGACCAAGGAAAATTTGACCTTCAACTGGCCtgaattcaagaagaaaagggATGCTTACATTCACAGATTGAATGGAATTTATGAGAGAAATTTGACCAAGGAAGGGGTTGATTATGTATATGGATGGGCCAGTTTCACTGTGGACGGTAAAGTCCAAGTAAAGAAGGCCGACAACTGCACTGAGACCTACACAGCGGACCATATTCTGGTTGCAACCGGTGGCAAACCAATTTATCCAGCAAAGATCCCAGGTTATGACTATGGTGTTAGCTCAGAcgaattctttgaattaGAGGATCAACCAAAGAAAGTTGTAGTTGTAGGTGCTGGGTACATTGGTGTTGAAATTGCAGGTGTTTTCAACGGCCTTGGCTCCGATAGTCATCTTGTTATCAGAGGTGAAACCGTTTTGAGAAAGTTTGATGACTGTATCCAAGAAACAGTCACTGATACTTACATCAAAGAAGGTGTTAATATCCATAAATCTTCAAATGTCACCAAAGttgaaaaggatgaatCTACTGGCAAATTGAATATCCAGTTGGATACCGGAAAGAATATCGATAACGTGGATTCTCTTATTTGGACAATTGGTCGTAGATCCTTACTGGGTCTCGGATTGGAAAACATAGGCGTAAAGTTGGATGCAAAGGAGCAAATTGTTGTTGACGAGTACCAAAATAGTAGCGTCAAAAACGTGTACTCTTTAGGTGATGTCGTTGGGAAGGTGGAACTAACCCCTGTTGCAATTGCTGCTGGTAGAAAATTGTCCAACAGACTGTTTGGTCCTGAGAAGTTTAAAAACCAAAAGCAAGATTATGAAAATGTCCCAAGTGTTGTATTCTCTCATCCAGAAGCTGGATCCATTGGCTTAAGTGAGCGCGAAGctattgaaaagtttggaAAGGATAATGTTAAAGTCTACAATTCCAAGTTCAACGCTATGTACTACGCAATGATGGAAGAGAAAGATAAGACTCCAACAAGATATAAACTAGTCTGCAcaggtgaagaagaaaaggttgtTGGTCTACACATTATCGGTGACTCTTCCGCAGAAATTTTACAAGGATTCGGTGTTGCGATCAAAATGGGCGCCACTAAAGCCGATTTCGACTCATGTGTTGCAATTCATCCAACCAGCGCCGAAGAACTAGTAACTTTGACTTAG
- the RPS6A gene encoding 40S ribosomal protein eS6 (highly similar to uniprot|P02365 Saccharomyces cerevisiae YPL090C RPS6A and to uniprot|P02365 Saccharomyces cerevisiae YBR181C RPS6B Proteins component of the small (40S) ribosomal subunit), whose product MKLNISYPINGTQKCIEIDDEHRVRVFYDKRIGQEVDGESVGDEFKGYVFKIAGGNDKQGFPMKQGVLLPTRVKLLLAKGHSCYRPRRNGERKRKSVRGAIVGPDLAVLALIITKKGEQEIEGITNDTVPKRLGPKRANNIRKFFGLTKEDDVRDYVIRREVTKGDKSYTKAPKIQRLVTPQRLQRKRQQKSLKIKNAQAQREAAAEYAQLLAKRLSERKAEKAEVRKRRASSLKA is encoded by the exons ATGAAG TTGAACATCTCTTACCCAATTAACGGTACTCAAAAGTGCATTGAAATCGATGATGAACACCGTGTCCGTGTCTTCTACGACAAGAGAATCGGTCAAGAAGTTGATGGTGAATCCGTCGGTGATGAATTCAAGGGTTACGTCTTCAAGATTGCCGGTGGTAACGACAAGCAAGGTTTCCCAATGAAGCAAGGTGTTTTGTTGCCAACCAGAGTCAAGTTGTTGTTGGCTAAGGGTCACTCTTGTTACAGaccaagaagaaatggtgaaagaaagagaaagtCCGTTAGAGGTGCTATCGTCGGTCCAGATTTGGCTGTTTTGGCTTTGATCATCACCAAGAAGGGTGAACAAGAAATCGAAGGTATCACTAACGACACTGTTCCAAAGAGATTGGGTCCAAAGAGAGCCAACAACATCAGAAAGTTCTTCGGTTTGACCAAGGAAGATGATGTCCGTGACTACGTTATCAGAAGAGAAGTTACCAAGGGTGACAAGTCTTACACCAAGGCTCCAAAGATCCAAAGATTGGTTACTCCTCAAAGATTGCAAAGAAAGAGACAACAAAAGTCCTTGAAGATCAAGAACGCTCAAGCTCAAAGagaagctgctgctgaatATGCTCAATTGTTGGCTAAGAGATTGTCTGAAAGAAAGGCTGAAAAGGCTGAGGttagaaagagaagagcttcttctttgaaggcTTAA
- the DTR1 gene encoding Dtr1p (similar to uniprot|P38125 Saccharomyces cerevisiae YBR180W DTR1 Multidrug resistance dityrosine transporter of the major facilitator superfamily essential for spore wall synthesis facilitates the translocation of bisformyl dityrosine through the prospore membrane): MGVNRSNSILSSGSHNSKTIQNIEKKMEGLPSPLITASNISINPNENRLEKESDMTDISEIKDTDFDSDKSKEEQSSIVRNEKHPETAFTALEPEIAYNPPYSAFSNYQVVSILLIIIYIGFLGPVTGNIYIPALPILQSEFNTSTTAINGTVAAFMGVFAVGPFLWAVHADFGGRKFLYIFSLMIALIANVLLAAVPKHLAALYILRVFQAIGTSAVIPLGVGTVSDLISPMNRAKGVSYFMLGPNMGPILGPIFGGLILMNGNQWRWLFGFTSITTGVGLILIVTFLPETLRCIVGNGDPRWKEDSEFPASLSIEESSQTKEESVVKPHMQLFRDLGLQKPVNDTPVFAKLYPRPPKPTWRSYYLTFLELRVIICSISTAILFSSYYCFSVILSHELHSRFGFNNLQIGACYVCPGIGLLCGSLSGGHLSDFFKAKSKKWIPEYRLWFQIWGLAISMAGCCGFGWAIEKELHIVVILVFSFLLAFGMTWCSNATMTFLTELDRKKTATLVSISSFFRNAAAAVASAIVFKLIEAMGAGWCFTGLAFCDCATIAGIVYLMIKGKKRRQSSQSDV, translated from the coding sequence ATGGGCGTGAATCGAAGTAACAGTATTCTATCATCAGGGTCTCACAACAGCAAGacaattcaaaatatcgaaaaaaaaatggaagGCTTACCATCGCCGTTGATTACAGCCTCTAATATATCGATAAACCCAAATGAGAATCGTTTAGAAAAAGAGTCTGATATGACAGATATCAGTGAAATAAAAGACACAGATTTTGATAGTGACAAGTCGAAGGAAGAGCAAAGTTCTATAGTACGCAACGAGAAACATCCAGAAACGGCTTTCACAGCTCTAGAACCTGAAATTGCATATAATCCACCATATAGTGCGTTTTCAAACTATCAGGTTGTGAGCATACTATTAATTATAATTTACATTGGGTTCTTAGGACCCGTGACAGGTAACATTTACATTCCCGCACTACCTATTCTTCAATCCGAATTTAATACTAGCACAACTGCTATCAATGGTACAGTTGCTGCATTTATGGGTGTTTTTGCAGTAGGACCCTTCTTGTGGGCAGTACATGCTGATTTTGGAGGTAGGAAATTCTTGTACATTTTCTCCTTAATGATTGCACTTATTGCCAACGTTCTTCTTGCAGCGGTTCCTAAGCATTTGGCCGCTCTTTACATCTTAAGAGTGTTTCAAGCCATTGGAACTAGTGCTGTAATTCCGTTAGGGGTTGGAACTGTCAGTGACCTTATATCTCCAATGAATAGAGCCAAAGGTGTCTCATATTTCATGTTAGGACCAAATATGGGCCCAATTCTTGGGCCCATATTTGGAGGGTTAATATTAATGAATGGTAATCAATGGAGATGGTTATTCGGGTTCACTTCTATTACTACTGGCGTGGGGTTAATTCTAATAGTAACGTTTTTGCCGGAAACTCTTCGATGTATCGTTGGGAATGGTGATCCACGGTGGAAGGAAGATTCAGAATTTCCAGCTTCGTTAAGTATAGAGGAATCTTCACAAACAAAGGAAGAGTCCGTTGTCAAGCCACACATGCAATTATTCCGTGACTTGGGCCTACAGAAACCAGTCAACGACACTCCAGTATTTGCCAAATTGTACCCAAGGCCACCTAAGCCAACATGGCGTTCATATTATCTGACATTTCTTGAGTTGAGAGTCATTATATGTTCCATTTCAACAGCAATCCTATTCTCCTCATACTACTGTTTCAGTGTTATTTTATCGCATGAGCTCCATTCGAGATTCGGTTTCAACAACCTCCAAATTGGTGCTTGTTACGTGTGTCCTGGTATTGGATTACTATGTGGTTCATTAAGTGGAGGTCACCTATCAGATTTTTTCAAGgcaaaatcaaagaaatggaTTCCAGAGTATAGGCTCTGGTTTCAAATTTGGGGTCTAGCGATTAGCATGGCCGGTTGCTGCGGTTTTGGCTGGgccattgaaaaggaactACATATAGTCGTTATATTggttttttctttcttgttggCATTCGGTATGACGTGGTGCTCAAATGCTACGATGACATTTTTGACAGAACTGGATAGGAAAAAGACAGCAACCCTGGTTTCTATCAGTAGTTTTTTCAGAAACGCAGCCGCAGCAGTAGCATCAGCAatagttttcaaattaatCGAGGCAATGGGGGCTGGATGGTGTTTCACTGGTCTTGCATTCTGTGACTGTGCTACGATCGCTGGAATCGTGTATCTAATGATCAAAGGTAAAAAACGTAGACAGTCTTCGCAAAGTGACGTATGA
- the RLM1 gene encoding Rlm1p (some similarities with uniprot|P38128 Saccharomyces cerevisiae YBR182C SMP1 Transcription factor of the MADS (Mcm1p Agamous Deficiens SRF) box family closely related to RLM1 Probable DNA-binding transcription factor Homolog to SRF/SL-2), producing MGRRKINIEPITHERNRTVTFIKRKAGLFKKAHELAVLCQVDVAVIILGHNNTFYEFSSVDTNDLIRHYQSDQLVHDIKEPSDYGDYVKKERVVLRPNRKRNAANRNAANAAVGPNVGAADTSSSVNSPDSRRVKRQLRSKGSVSTRSMSNGTQHGDDNEDDLDDDDMDDDDIDDDDIDDDDDDDIEDDDIDNEGGDGDINDSVTESRDHSNSSTMSNRGRSTKSQRSNATKKNKTRSRTVDSSVNLSTSNDKSIDNDGSNPRSIGSSGMNMTGAHSASATSLNSMSARHSPFVDMKTSSLPKQQGSSSGVELNAGLKFNPLQEHVQRQFHNLYNSKEPRIGTPVIQPQMVNSGFSRNNMSRIQDSSDVGSKLTVQSPMTALRTMLGGTTTPSPTDESPQHASGQTRMLKTHQQQKRPVLRVEIPTNNTTLPIKSEGDSAASDGQPKSATDSQRTPSNVMSQPLSSSPVIGDKSRTSVNSAANTGFLYNELTSGFVASPSVPQYFATPLQAQNNATSMLQIQNPQNYLMQRQLQYAQQQHQMQQQRIQLNNLQPKNRNPGQILATTTTTDHNSGPLTGSLPSKFAQDLIVQSPNTSIGGMFQEWPFPPNTSTAGRSNSSLPHLQMSHQQTGASQQHNSLLPTGQRQAMTSTSQQQSLQQHQQQQQQQQQHQQQQPSNDQTSGQQHQQQHVVSNGSPGLSPYINVSQTPTNKAFNFSDAGSTTYGSDKGSVDK from the coding sequence ATGGGTAGACGTAAAATTAATATCGAGCCGATAACGCACGAGAGGAATAGGACCGTGACTTTCATCAAACGTAAGGCCggtttgttcaagaaagcTCACGAGTTAGCGGTGTTATGTCAAGTTGATGTTGCCGTGATAATTCTTGGCCACAACAACACGTTTTACGAGTTTTCATCTGTTGACACCAATGATTTGATTCGTCATTATCAAAGCGATCAGTTAGTTCATGATATAAAAGAGCCATCTGATTATGGGGACTACGTTAAAAAGGAACGCGTTGTGCTAAGACCTAATCGGAAACGTAATGCTGCGAATAGAAATGCTGCTAATGCTGCTGTTGGTCCTAATGTGGGTGCCGCAGATACATCATCTTCTGTAAATTCTCCCGATTCAAGACGCGTCAAGAGACAGCTGAGAAGTAAAGGATCTGTGTCGACAAGATCAATGAGTAACGGAACTCAACATGGGGATGATAATGAGGAcgatttggatgatgatgatatggatgacgatgatatagatgacgatgatatagatgacgatgacgacgatgatatagaagatgatgatataGACAATGAGGGTGGTGATGGTGATATAAATGATAGTGTCACGGAAAGCCGCGATCACAGCAATTCTTCGACTATGAGCAATCGTGGTAGGTCTACAAAATCGCAGAGGTCTAACGCAacgaaaaagaacaagaccCGATCAAGAACAGTAGATAGTTCAGTCAACTTGTCAACTTCAAATGATAAAAGTATTGACAATGATGGATCCAACCCTAGAAGTATAGGTAGCAGTGGTATGAATATGACAGGAGCTCATTCTGCTTCCGCTACTAGTCTGAACTCAATGTCAGCGAGACATTCGCCGTTCGTGGACATGAAGACGTCCTCTTTGCCAAAACAACAAGGGTCATCATCCGGCGTCGAACTTAATGCAGGATTGAAGTTTAACCCATTACAAGAACACGTACAAAGACAATTCCATAATCTTTACAATTCTAAAGAACCAAGGATAGGAACACCTGTCATCCAACCTCAAATGGTTAACTCAGGCTTCTCAAGAAACAACATGAGTCGCATACAGGATAGCTCCGACGTGGGATCAAAGTTAACTGTACAATCACCAATGACTGCTTTAAGAACAATGCTGGGAGGTACTACCACACCGTCTCCAACGGATGAAAGTCCACAGCATGCTTCTGGACAAACAAGAATGCTGAAGACACACCAGCAACAAAAGAGACCAGTGTTAAGGGTGGAAATACCAACGAACAATACCACACTACCTATTAAGAGTGAAGGTGATTCGGCCGCTAGTGATGGACAGCCTAAATCAGCAACTGATTCACAACGCACTCCTTCGAACGTCATGTCACAACCATTGTCATCAAGTCCCGTTATAGGAGACAAGTCGAGAACTTCCGTGAATTCTGCCGCAAATACTGGCTTCCTTTACAACGAATTAACTTCAGGGTTTGTAGCATCGCCTTCTGTTCCACAGTATTTCGCTACGCCTTTACAAGCACAGAACAATGCAACATCGATGTtgcaaattcaaaatccaCAGAATTATCTGATGCAGAGACAATTACAATATGCTCAACAGCAGCATCAAATGCAACAACAAAGAATACAACTGAATAATCTACAGCCAAAAAATCGCAATCCTGGTCAAATTTTAGCCACCACTACTACTACGGATCATAACTCAGGGCCATTAACGGGGTCTTTGCCTTCTAAATTTGCACAGGACTTGATTGTACAGTCTCCAAATACATCAATTGGTGGCATGTTCCAAGAATGGCCATTCCCTCCAAATACAAGTACCGCGGGTCGATCGAACAGTTCTTTACCTCATCTGCAGATGTCTCATCAACAAACTGGAGCGTCACAACAGCACAACTCATTACTCCCGACAGGGCAACGTCAGGCAATGACAAGCACttctcaacaacaatctctgcaacaacatcaacaacaacaacaacaacaacaacaacatcaacaacaacaaccaaGTAATGATCAGACATCTGGTCAGCAACACCAACAGCAGCATGTTGTAAGCAATGGAAGTCCTGGATTATCGCCCTACATCAATGTCAGTCAAACACCCACAAACAAAGCATTCAACTTCAGCGATGCAGGGTCAACAACATATGGGTCAGATAAAGGATCTGTAGATAAATGA
- the YDC1 gene encoding alkaline dihydroceramidase (similar to uniprot|P38298 Saccharomyces cerevisiae YBR183W YPC1 Alkaline ceramidase that also has reverse (CoA-independent) ceramide synthase activity catalyzes both breakdown and synthesis of phytoceramide overexpression confers fumonisin B1 resistance) — MSPNLFGIFRDYPTPPESGFWGTPTSTIDWCEENYVISPYIAEWSNTLTNSGFILLALYLLYSSWKNKLETRFKLVCAGFGLVGIGSWLFHMTLQYKYQLLDELPMVYATCIPAWSIFCEEIDVATSRIRSPTRRKQWTVGLTIFMGANLLTAIYLIFKNPTIHQAGYALINAIVIWFAFKLTTQFVNDPVAKRNLQNAMLLGITIFLAGYFVWQLDVHFCQFWITIRRSYLRLPLGVLLELHGWWHLLTGLGVYFYIVYLEYLRIYIHGKRDEYEMIWRWKVLPEVVIKTSHISTPFSHEFLGSCVTATCHHLEERSKSE, encoded by the coding sequence atgtcacCGAATCTATTTGGAATCTTCAGAGATTATCCGACACCACCAGAATCAGGGTTCTGGGGTACTCCTACTTCTACTATAGATTGGTGTGAGGAGAATTATGTGATATCGCCCTATATAGCGGAATGGTCAAACACACTCACTAATAGTGGATTTATTTTACTAGCATTATACCTGTTGTATTCTTCATGGAAAAATAAACTAGAGACCCGGTTTAAGTTGGTTTGTGCTGGTTTTGGATTGGTCGGGATCGGATCCTGGTTATTCCATATGACTTTGCAATACAAGTACCAGTTATTAGATGAGTTACCTATGGTTTATGCTACTTGCATTCCTGCATGGAGCATATTCTGCGAGGAGATTGATGTAGCTACGTCGAGGATCAGGTCTCCCACCAGGAGAAAACAATGGACTGTCGGATTAACCATCTTTATGGGTGCTAATTTACTTACGGCTATATACCTCATTTTCAAGAATCCAACGATCCATCAGGCTGGTTACGCTCTAATCAACGCTATCGTTATTTGGTTTGCCTTCAAACTCACCACACAGTTTGTAAACGATCCGGTTGCTAAACGTAACCTACAAAATGCTATGTTACTTGGTATCACCATATTTCTGGCTGGTTATTTCGTCTGGCAACTTGATGTTCATTTCTGTCAGTTTTGGATCACTATTAGAAGATCATATTTAAGGTTACCACTAGGAGTATTGCTAGAATTACATGGATGGTGGCACTTACTCACTGGCCTCGGCGTTTATTTCTACATCGTATATTTGGAATACCTAAGAATATACATTCATGGAAAACGTGACGAATACGAAATGATATGGAGATGGAAGGTTCTACCTGAAGTGGTCATCAAAACTTCTCATATCAGCACACCATTTTCTCATGAATTCTTAGGATCATGTGTAACAGCCACATGCCATCATctagaagaaagaagcaaatCAGAATGA
- a CDS encoding SDR family oxidoreductase (conserved hypothetical protein): MPYTLATELPTPQEPPKLASNVLDLFSLKGKVAVVTGASSGIGYAVAEGLAQAGASLAVWYNSNAALVERAVELSAKYNVKVVAYQCPVTEEAKVKKTIEDVIQEFGKIDVFIANAGVPWTKGPLVEAAESGTDTDEWNKVIHTDFNGVYYCAKYVGAQFKRQGSGSMVITASMSGHIVNIPQLQACYNAAKAGVIHFAKSLAVEWAGFARVNTVSPGYIATPISNFVDEDLKNKWHSLIPMGREGLPQELVGAYLYFASDASTYTTGSDLLVDGAYCVL; this comes from the coding sequence ATGCCCTATACATTAGCTACCGAATTGCCTACCCCTCAAGAGCCTCCAAAGTTGGCCAGCAACGTACTTGATCTGTTCTCCTTGAAGGGGAAAGTGGCTGTCGTGACTGGTGCCTCTTCTGGTATCGGGTATGCCGTGGCTGAAGGGCTTGCACAAGCTGGTGCCTCTCTTGCGGTATGGTATAATTCCAATGCCGCATTGGTCGAAAGAGCTGTGGAGTTATCAGCTAAATACAACGTGAAAGTGGTCGCATACCAGTGTCCCGTCACCGAAGAAGCCAAAGTAAAGAAAACTATCGAAGACGTTATCCAAGAGTTCGGTAAGATTGACGTTTTTATCGCCAACGCTGGTGTTCCATGGACTAAAGGTCCGCTAGTGGAAGCAGCGGAAAGTGGGACCGATACCGATGAATGGAACAAAGTGATCCATACCGATTTCAATGGTGTTTACTACTGTGCCAAGTACGTGGGTGCCCAATTCAAACGCCAAGGAAGCGGGTCCATGGTTATCACTGCGTCGATGTCTGGTCACATCGTGAATATCCCTCAATTGCAAGCCTGTTACAATGCTGCCAAGGCCGGTGTCATCCATTTCGCTAAATCTTTGGCCGTCGAATGGGCTGGCTTCGCTCGTGTCAATACCGTGTCCCCAGGTTACATCGCTACCCCAATTTCGAACTTCGTTGAcgaagatttgaagaacaaatggCATTCGTTGATCCCTATGGGCCGTGAAGGTTTGCCCCAAGAACTTGTCGGTGCATACTTGTACTTCGCTTCGGATGCATCCACATACACTACCGGTTCCGATCTACTAGTGGATGGTGCCTACTGTGTCTTATGA